In one window of Heptranchias perlo isolate sHepPer1 chromosome 4, sHepPer1.hap1, whole genome shotgun sequence DNA:
- the LOC137320914 gene encoding membrane protein FAM174A-like isoform X4, with protein sequence MSVRLCRPRLLCLWLMMWAGDAVPGLQLPIERKGAGPDPGVSANSSSSSSSTVLVTGGKKNHGEYSIVSGTEQTMMIQRALYVLVAVTALVVVYFVVRTIRMRRINRKNRKYGILNTNLENMEMRPLDQEDDDEDDTLFDVNHSRR encoded by the exons ATGTCGGTGAGGCTATGCAGGCCTCggctgctctgcctctggctGATGATGTGGGCTGGGGACGCAGTGCCGGGCTTGCAGCTGCCCATCGAGCGCAAGGGTGCGGGCCCCGACCCGGGTGTCAGTgcgaacagcagcagcagcagcagcagcacggtGCTGGTGACGGGAGGCAAGAAGAATCACGGCGAGTACAGCATCGTGTCCGGTACGGAGCAGACCATGATGATCCAGCGGGCGCTCTACGTGCTGGTCGCTGTCACTGCCCTCGTCGTCGTCTACTTCGTGGTGAGGACCATCAG GATGAGGAGGATTAACAGAAAAAACCGGAAGTATGGTATACTGAATACAAATTTAGAAAACATGGAAATGAGACCTTTAGAtcaggaagatgatgatgaggatgatACATTATTTGATGTAAATCATTCGAGGAG